One genomic window of Medicago truncatula cultivar Jemalong A17 chromosome 1, MtrunA17r5.0-ANR, whole genome shotgun sequence includes the following:
- the LOC11428137 gene encoding uncharacterized protein, translated as MVELKSRNLHSENMALQGLSTVSVAVTISVRPSTSNLVRIPSSSLCQVPSPRIRIGSVRCKAVGENQQQVYNGVYGPWTVEAEDVKEVISYRSGLVTAAASFVIAASAAYLPDNLSDTLKQNIDFFYVIGSGGLGLSLFLIHIYVTEIKRTLQALWGLGVLGSAATYITLAQPANKTLIQYVIDNPSAVWLVGPLFAALTGLVFKEGLCYGKLEAGALTFIIPILLLGHLSGLMDDGTKLTLLALWTGLFVIFAGRKFTQPIKDDIGDKSVFTFKSLRDDEKKALIEKLEQQKSQY; from the exons atggTTGAATTAAAAAGTAGAAACCTCCACAGCGAAAATATGGCGTTACAAGGATTGAGTACTGTTTCTGTGGCAGTTACAATATCTGTAAGGCCTTCGACTTCTAATCTTGTTCGAATTCCTTCTTCAAGTTTATGTCAGGTCCCTTCTCCGAGAATCAGAATTGGGTCGGTACGGTGTAAAGCGGTGGGAGAAAACCAGCAGCAAGTTTATAACGGTGTTTATGGCCCCTGGACCGTTGAAGCCGAGGATGTCAAAGAG GTTATATCGTACCGATCAGGATTGGTAACAGCTGCGGCATCATTTGTCATCGCTGCATCTGCCGCCTATTTGCCCGATAACCTAAGTGATACGCTCAAGcaaaacattgattttttttatgtcattggGTCAGGTGGGTTGGGTTTATCATTATTCTTGATTCATATCTATGTGACTGAAATCAAGCGCACTCTGCAAGCATTATGGGGCCTCGGAGTTCTTGGATCAGCTGCAACCTACATCACCCTTGCCCAACCGGCTAATAAAACTTTAATACAGTATGTTATTGATAACCCATCAGCTGTCTGGCTCGTCGGTCCTCTTTTTGCTGCTTTGACAGGACTTGTTTTCAAGGAAG GACTCTGCTACGGCAAGCTAGAAGCTGGAGCACTCACGTTTATTATTCCTATTCTTCTTCTTGGACATCTG TCTGGTTTGATGGACGATGGAACTAAACTTACTTTGCTGGCTTTATGGACGGGTCTTTTTGTGATATTTGCCGGAAGGAAATTCACTCAGCCCATCAAG GATGACATCGGTGACAAGTCCGTTTTCACGTTCAAATCCCTCCGCGATGACGAAAAGAAAGCCTTGATTGAGAAATTGGAACAACAAAAATCTCAGTATTAA
- the LOC11419734 gene encoding probable membrane-associated kinase regulator 5: protein MDALNFLKFWKNNTTTSNITVPPHLVVETDSESDEDDSFFDLELTMSDDQHVKTKTENNVPQKTTLPMSPNEPISKRKVLPIEPISKPQSPISLLRSAPSFRIFTFRKQRRTGSEKTEEFRKTECEKNQKKETKVFSVKLNIEHDFHSTPMLSRDNSTRSFGSKIRNQGTEEPKTERVSKEILQKYLKLIKPLYVKVSKRYGDKVKFSGEGMTVTASPSSSPAVGSLRKEKQGSFPAGMRVVTKHLGKSRSSGTVAGASSPANRSDDTLLQQHDGIQSAILHCKRSFNSRDSSMGVDADGSMYSTRNSFEDEV, encoded by the exons ATGGATGCTTTAAACTTCCTCAAGTTCTGGAAGAACAACACAACAACCTCCAACATCACTGTTCCTCCTCATCTTGTTGTAGAAACAGACAGTGAATCAGACGAAGATGACTCATTCTTCGACTTAGAACTTACCATGAGCGACGACCAACATGTCAAAACCAAAACTGAAAATAATGTTCCTCAAAAAACAACACTTCCTATGTCTCCAAACGAACCAATCTCAAAAAGAAAAGTGCTTCCAATTGAACCCATTTCTAAACCTCAATCACCCATTTCACTTCTAAGATCAGCACCGAGTTTCAGAATCTTTACCTtcagaaaacaaagaagaacCGGTTCTGAAAAAACAGAGGAATTTAGAAAAACAGAGTGCGAAAAGAATCAGAAGAAAGAAACCAAAGTTTTTTCTGTGAAACTAAACATCGAACATGATTTTCATTCTACTCCAATGCTTAGTAGAGATAACAGCACAAGAAGCTTTGGTAGCAAAATTCGGAATCAAGGAACAGAGGAACCTAAAACAGAGCGAGTTTCAAAGGAGATTTTGCAGAAATATTTGAAGCTGATTAAGCCTCTTTATGTTAAGGTTTCGAAGAGGTATGGTGATAAGGTGAAATTCTCCGGCGAGGGGATGACAGTGACAGCTTCACCGTCGTCTTCACCGGCGGTTGGCTCTTTGAGGAAAGAGAAACAGGGGAGTTTTCCGGCTGGGATGAGAGTGGTAACGAAGCATTTGGGTAAGAGTAGGTCATCGGGTACGGTGGCCGGAGCTAGTTCTCCGGCGAACAGGAGTGATGATACGTTGTTGCAGCAGCATGATGGAATTCAAAGTGCTATTCTTCATTGCAAGAGATCCTTCAATTCCAGAG aTTCTTCAATGGGTGTTGATGCTGACGGATCAATGTATTCGACAAGAAACTCTTTTGAGGATGAAGTGTGA
- the LOC11421127 gene encoding ABC transporter G family member 4 translates to MENQPSPLPPKTYKLTATSISYSKNLQTNNTIIAPFLFFKHCTPTPPNYILKDVSLTAYPSEILAIVGPSGAGKSTLLDILSARRLPLSGTLSLNSSPITNPSTFRKLSAYVPQHDACLPMLTVSETFAFSASLLKPKTIDIAAIVSSLLNELRLTHLANTRLNHGLSGGERRRVSIGLSLLHDPAVLLLDEPTSGLDSSSAFKVMQTLKSTCVSYNRTIVLSIHQPSFKILSCIDRILLLSKGTVVHHGSLASLQSFLLSKGFTVPHQLNALEYAMEILNQLNEIEPMITPPSLPESPENSESSIACTSASDNIGRTKGKSREIRYKSSRIHEICTLFRRFWKIIYRTKQLLLTNTAEALLVGLVLGTIYINIGFDKEGIEKRFGLFAFTLTFLLSSTTETLPIFINERPILLRETSSGVYRLSSYLIANTLVFLPYLLVVAVIYSIPVYFLVGLCSSWLSFAYFVLVIWVIVLMANSFVLFLSSLAPNYIAGTSLMTVLLAAFFLFSGYFISKDCLPKYWLFMHFFSMYKYALDALLINEYSCLATRCMIWFQENDQECMITGGDVLQKRGLHEGQRWTNVYFLIGFFVFYRVLCFLVLLRRVSRSKT, encoded by the coding sequence ATGGAAAACCAACCATCACCACTTCCACCAAAAACATACAAACTAACAGCAACTTCAATCTCTTACTCCAAAAACCTACAAACAAACAACACCATCATTGCAccatttctcttcttcaaacATTGTACACCAACCCCCCCAAACTACATCCTCAAAGATGTTTCCCTCACAGCATACCCTTCTGAGATTCTTGCCATTGTTGGTCCAAGTGGTGCAGGAAAATCAACTCTTCTAGACATTCTTTCAGCTAGAAGATTACCCTTAAGTGGTACACTTTCTCTTAACTCTTCACCTATCACTAACCCTTCTACATTCAGAAAACTCTCTGCTTATGTTCCTCAACATGATGCATGTCTTCCTATGTTAACTGTTTCTGAAACTTTTGCTTTTTCTGCTTCTCTTCTTAAGCCTAAAACCATTGATATTGCTGCTATTGTTTCTTCTCTTTTAAACGAGCTTAGACTCACTCATTTGGCTAATACAAGGCTTAATCATGGTTTATCTGGTGGTGAACGTAGAAGGGTCTCTATTggacttagtcttcttcatgaTCCTGCTGTTTTGCTACTTGATGAACCTACTTCTGGTCTTGATAGTTCCTCTGCTTTCAAAGTCATGCAAACTCTTAAATCAACTTGTGTTTCATATAACAGAACTATTGTTCTTTCCATTCACCAACCAAGTTTCAAGATTCTCTCTTGTATTGATAGAATCTTACTTCTTTCAAAAGGAACTGTTGTTCATCATGGAAGCTTAGCTTCACTTCAATCATTCTTGCTTTCAAAAGGGTTCACTGTTCCACATCAGCTTAATGCATTGGAATATGCAATGGAAATATTAAACCAATTGAATGAGATTGAACCAATGATTACACCCCCAAGTTTACCTGAGTCACCAGAGAATTCTGAATCTTCAATAGCTTGTACTTCTGCATCTGACAATATTGGAAGAACTAAAGGTAAAAGCAGAGAGATCAGATACAAGAGTTCAAGGATTCATGAAATTTGTACACTTTTTAGAAGATTTTGGAAGATCATATACCGAACAAAACAACTACTGTTGACAAACACAGCAGAAGCATTACTTGTTGGTCTTGTTTTAGGAACAATTTACATAAACATTGGGTTTGATAAAGAAGGGATTGAGAAAAGGTTTGGTCTTTTTGCATTCACTCTAACATTCCTCTTATCTTCCACAACTGAAACACTTCCAATCTTTATCAATGAGAGACCAATCTTGTTAAGAGAAACATCAAGTGGTGTTTATAGGCTATCATCTTATCTTATAGCAAATACACTTGTTTTCTTGCCATATTTGCTAGTAGTTGCTGTTATCTACTCTATTCCAGTTTACTTTTTAGTGGGTCTTTGTAGTTCTTGGCTATCTTTTGCTtactttgttttggttatttGGGTCATAGTTCTTATGGCAAACTCATTTGTTCTGTTCTTGAGTTCTTTAGCACCAAACTACATTGCTGGAACTTCACTCATGACAGTGCTACTTGCAGCATTTTTTCTGTTCTCTGGATACTTTATATCTAAGGATTGTTTACCTAAGTATTGGCTCTTCATGCACTTCTTTTCTATGTACAAATATGCTCTTGATGCACTTCTTATCAATGAGTATTCTTGCTTAGCTACAAGGTGCATGATATGGTTTCAAGAGAATGATCAAGAATGCATGATCACTGGTGGTGACGTGTTGCAGAAGAGAGGGCTCCATGAGGGACAGAGATGGACCAATGTGTACTTTTTGATTGGGTTCTTTGTTTTTTACCGTGTGCTTTGTTTCTTGGTTTTACTTAGAAGGGTTTCAAGATCCAAAACTTGA
- the LOC11414843 gene encoding SPX domain-containing membrane protein At4g22990, translated as MKKRVKQYSQQIELGTQDRRFVLKDFSRMLDVQLEKTVLFLLEQQGLLASRIARLGEQQDGAQQEPEMSKRSELREAYRTAGQDLLKLLYFVEINAVGLRKILKKFDKRFGYRFTDYYVKTRANHPYSQLQQVFKQVGLGAVVGALSRNLNELQDHQGSYLSIYDEPTLPLQDPVIDLIIAAVDRLTHSTNFLHFLGQHALIMQEELPAPTDELVDDQSYHFMSLLLNLANTFLYMVNTYIIVPTADDYSMYLGAAPTVCGIVIGAMAVAQLFSSVYFSAWSNKSYFQPLVFSSIILFLGNAMYALAYDLNSIWILLIGRLCCGFGSARAVNRRYISDCVPLKIRMQASAGFVSASALGMACGPALAGLLQTNFKIYKITFNQDTLPGWVMTVAWLVYLIWLWISFVEPSREFEENHTTNKSNAVDNNALEKGLKQPLLISSEDKEDEEADDGGEAPEGSRRPANSIGSAYRLLTPSVKVQLLIYFMLKYVMEILLSESSVVTTYYFNWSTSTVAIFLAGLGLTVLPVNIIVGSYISNMFDDRQILLASEIMVLVGILSAFHVIIPYSVPQYICSGLLMFVSAEVLEGINLSLLSRVMSSRLSRGTYNGGLLSTEAGTIARVIADATITLAGYLGVSRLLNITLLPSLFICIFSIIATCYTYNSLY; from the exons ATGAAGAAAAGAGTGAAGCAATATTCTCAACAAATAGAACTCGGAACACAAGATCGACGGTTTGTACTTAAGGATTTCTCAAGAATGCTAGATGTTCAG CTTGAGAAGACTGTTCTTTTCCTGTTGGAACAACAAGGGCTTTTGGCAAGCAGGATAGCAAGGCTTGGAGAACAGCAGGATGGTGCTCAGCAAGAGCCTGAAATGAGCAAAAGGTCTGAATTGCGAGAAGCTTATAGAACAGCAGGACAAGATCTATTGAAGCTTCTCTATTTTGTAGAGATAAATGCTGTTGGTTTGCGAAAAATCTTGAAGAAGTTTGACAAACGCTTTGGCTATAGATTTACTGATTACTACGTTAAAACTCGTGCGAATCATCCTTATTCCCAGCTGCAACAAGTGTTCAAGCAAGTG GGTCTAGGAGCTGTTGTAGGAGCCTTATCTCGCAACCTTAATGAACTTCAGGACCATCAAGGAAGCTACTTATCAATTTATGATGAGCCTACTCTTCCCCTTCAG GATCCTGTCATCGATTTGATAATAGCAGCCGTGGATAGGTTAACTCATTCAACCAATTTCCTTCACTTTCTGGGGCAACATGCACTCATTATGCAAGAAGAGCTGCCTGCACCTACTGATGAGCTTGTTGATGATCAGAGCTACCATTTTATGTCTCTTCTATTAAACTTGGCTAACACATTTTTGTATATGGTCAATACATATATCATTGTCCCTACAGCAGATGATTACTCTATGTACCTTGGGGCTGCACCAACGGTTTGTGGTATTGTGATCGGTGCAATGGCCGTCGCTCAGCTATTTTCGTCGGTATATTTCAGTGCGTGGTCAAATAAATCATACTTCCAACCTCTTGTATTCAGTAGCATAATTCTTTTTCTCGGAAATGCCATGTATGCCTTAGCGTATGATCTTAATTCAATATGGATTCTCCTAATTGGCCGTCTTTGCTGTGG ATTTGGTTCTGCTAGAGCTGTTAACCGGCGCTACATTAGCGATTGTGTGCCTTTAAAAATCCGCATGCAAGCATCGGCAGGTTTTGTTAGTGCCAGCGCTCTTGGAATGGCTTGTGGTCCTGCATTAGCTGGTTTACTGCAGACAAATTTTAAGATTTACAAGATTACATTTAATCAAGATACTTTGCCAGGGTGGGTTATGACTGTTGCTTGGCTTGTATATTTAATATGGTTGTGGATCTCTTTTGTGGAACCTTCTCGTGAATTTGAAGAGAATCATACAACAAATAAATCTAATGCTG TAGACAACAACGCACTTGAAAAAGGCCTAAAACAACCGTTGCTAATTAGTTCTGAGGATAAGGAAGATGAAGAGGCTGACGATGGTGGAGAAGCTCCAGAAGGATCACGTCGACCAGCCAATTCAATTGGATCGGCATATAGACTCCTTACACCTTCTGTAAAG GTTCAGTTGTTGATATACTTCATGCTCAAATATGTAATGGAAATTTTACTATCAGAATCTAGTGTTGTCACAACATACTACTTTAACTGGTCAACAAGCACAGTTGCCATTTTTCTTGCTGGCCTTGGCTTGACAGTTCTTCCTGTAAACATCATTGTTGGAAGCTATATAAGCAACATGTTTGACGACAG GCAAATTCTTTTGGCATCAGAAATCATGGTTTTAGTTGGCATACTCTCGGCCTTTCATGTAATCATTCCATACTCCGTACCACAATACATCTGTTCAGGTCTTCTTATGTTTGTTTCTGCTGAAGTACTGGAAG GCATCAACTTATCGCTGCTCTCACGTGTTATGTCATCAAGGCTTTCTCGAGGAACATATAATGGAGGGCTTCTATCTACAGAGGCTGGAACAATTGCAAGAGTGATTGCTGATGCAACTATTACCCTTGCTGGCTACTTGGGTGTGAGTAGGCTCCTAAATATCACCCTGCTTCCTTCCCTCTTCATTTGCATATTTTCCATCATTGCAACATGCTATACCTACAACTCTCTATATTGA